The genomic DNA TGGCGGCTTCGGACATTCGTGGCAGTTGGCAGTCTGGCTGGCAAAAGCAATCGATTGAATCGATAATTTGTATTTCCTTTGATTCTGATTATTATATATTGCTAACCCCCCAAACCGCTTGagttatatttaaattataattattcttACTCTTATGGTTTCTCTGtcgtttgttcgttttttggtttcatttggTAAGCAACCATTTTTCGTTACACAATTGTCCATTGGGCCAGAATTAAACCCGGAGTGCAACCCTTCCTCCCCTCCCACAGACCAGTACCAATTCGCCGCATTTGCGTCCGTTTTCTTTAGTGTGCGTCAGCCTCGAATTCGCCGCTCGCCAAATACACACGCATTCGTCTGTATGCGTAAATTTATATGTGTTTGCGCTGGTGTGTTTGCAGCGCAGCCAACACCAATGCCAGAAATGACGTGTTCTGGTGTGCGTTTTGTTTCACGCGTGTGTTTTGATTACTTTTGCGTTCCAATTGTgcgagagaaaaagagagagatagagagagtgaaaaaagGCGCGCATTTTGCTGACCTCCTCTCTCAACCCTCCTCCTTGCCACCTCTGGCAGCGTGTCTTGTACTACTCTTTATCATCTGTTGCCGcaccgctgcctgcctgcgcaGGTGTAGCGACGTGGTTATCAATCAGAGCCAGACGAATgagcatcaaacaactataacaacaacaagagaagAAACCACAATTTACTGCCCACTCTGCTACTGCTACTAACCATTGCGGCGGGCAACTGTACTAATCTGTAGCTTAACTGCATTCTCCTAACTAAACTGCCCATTAGGCCATGTTGCAAGAACTACATTAGTGTATGTACTTTGTGCGACTATTGGGAACACAGATCTATAGCATCCAATAAAACACTAACAAATCCAGTTATAACCTGTGGGAGATACGGGAAAAACTCACCGaaccacccatccatccattatCAATCTACAATCAAGAAATCTCAAGCCACAAAAACCCTTTCCAGATGCCCTATCTGCTGTCCACGGATGGATCATTGGCCGTACAAAAGGATGTCAAAGGTGGTCTCACCGGCAATAAGGGGAATGTTGTGCGTCGCATGTACGTTGTGAACGATCCATCGTTTCCACCCGGTACACAGAGGTGCGTTTAGAATCTATCAACAGTATAATCATTCCACTAGCCCACACAccaaaagaaggcaaaaaacTAAGCACTCTCTACGTTTGCTCCCACTCTTCCACTTCTCTATCTATTTCGTTCCATTTACAGAGTAATAACCACTGGGGGCGGCTCGTCGGTAGTCAAAAAACAGGATTCCCAGCAGCAGGTGCTGAGCCTGGACAAGAACTGTAAGTGGTCGTCGTATCGATAAGTGCATCTGTCGATGCATCTATCAGTGTTGCACGCGTTGCTGTTGTGATTATCGATCTATTTGGGGTTTTTGTTAATCGattgtttttctctctacTCCCGTTTTTTTTATTCTCGCTCgatctcgctcgctcttgAACCAACCCGTaaccgaacccgaacccgtcatctcccccaccccaacccccaaccacTGCCTATGttcgctgcgctgcgctgtgtgtgtgtgtgcgtgttatTTGTAATTGCTATTGCTGCACCACCACCCCACCCGCACCACATCATCCATCACATCGTCTAACGATTGCATCATATCGCAccgcacaccacaccacactgcactacacaccacaccacatcaCACCTCATTTCATCTTTTGGCGGGCGGCGGGCGCGGTCTGAACGAACACATGTACAACACAGATCTCCTGGTCGATCAGGCaactgccgcagcagctgcagccgcggCGGCCGGTGATCCCTCGGTTGCCCACCATCACACATTGACCAACGGTAGTATTGTCGATGCCAAGACCGGACAGACGGTGCTGACGGCGGGCTCCGCGGCGGCCAAGTCGCACTTTGGGTCGATCGGGGCGCTGCACCTCACCCAAGAGGAGTGCAACGAGATCCTGATTAAGCGCGCCATCGCTGCCGGCCACCATCAGACGCACACAATCACCGCTGCCGACGGATCGCATCATCATAGCTCGGCGTCTGGCGCGACACCAAGTAAGCATCTCAAATCTGTGATTGTTGATTACCCAActcctcccgctcctgctcctcctcctgcaaaCTGTACCTCCTACTGAACCCACAAATCCTGTTCCCCAAACCAATACCGATACCTATACCGATCCTCGTGCTCCATGTACTTTGTGCACTGCCGCCACTAGCACCACTGCAACTActaccacaaccacaaccaccaccaccactaccCGATTGATGTTTGAATTCACGCAGTATCCGCACCCGGCATTGGCATATTCTCGGTTCTGGTTGCTTTATCCTTCCCCAACCCACGTTCCGGTTGcgttatattattttatgtgAAACATTTAAAGATTTAATTTGCGATTGCAATTAtggtttgctgtttgttgatTTCTAATTGATTTAAGTTTGCTTCCGTTTTGGTTCGTACtttgattttcgtttgtttcttctcttctgtATTTTTTGTCTCTTCCTCTTGAATTCCATTTGGTTTCTGTTCCGTTGGCGGCGCAACAACACTCTTAGGTGACATACTTCCTGGTATTTCAGTTCAAGTCCAGAAAGTAATACAAGGACTCGAAGATAACGAGGACTCGCAGGGCGACGCACCCAACTTAAAGTTGGAGCCAGGCACATTAGAGTTGTCCCCAAAGACCGAGCTACAGGAATCAATGCATTTCAGCGAAGTAAGCCAACAATATCCACCAATACATATACCACATCCCACTCGATCCCAATCGAACAAACATGCCAAATTCAATTCCACGGGACTCAGGACTCGCCTCCTAGCCTCCGCCGTCTGCCAAGCAAAAGTAATCCATCTGCAACACGCCTCTCTCTCCCCGTTCTAGACGGACGCCACCATCAAGAAGGAACGCCCGTACAGTTGCGACGAGTGCGGCAAGTCCTTTCTGCTCAAGCATCATTTGACAACACACGCACGCGTGCACACAGGTGGTTGTTCTTGTTCCTATCCCCTTACCCCTATCCAGCGAGCGGGTCTAACCACTGCGTCTCTCCCTTCCGCAGGTGAGCGACCCCATATCTGTTCCCATTGCGGCAAGAGCTTTGCGCACAAACACTGTCTGAACACGCATCTACTGCTGCACTCAACCGACCGACCATACCAGTGCCAGGAGTGCAAGAAGAGCTTCACCCTCAAGCATCATCTGCTGACGCACTCGCGTGTTCACAGCCGCGAGCGACCTTTCGTGTGCCAGGAGTGCGGACGTGCCTTCCCGCTCAAGCGGCACCTGGTCACGCATAGCAAATTCCACGCCGGCGAACGTCCATACGTCTGCGAGGAATGCGGTGAGAGCTTTGCCCAGGAAAATCATCTTATTATGCACTCGCGGTGAGTCTTGCGTCCTTATTCGTGTCAAATTCTTTTCCTGACCAGATCTATTTATCTTTTCATAGCTTCCATGGTTCATTGAATCCATTTGTTTGCGCTGACTGCGGTGCCTCGTTTCCACGCAAGTTCCAGTTGGTGAATCACGGACGCATACACGGCAAGATCCCCCACTCCTGCACCGTTTGCGGAAAAGAATTTTTACAGAAGCGAACGCTAGTTTCCCACATGAGGTGAGTGCGAATTTAGCTAAAGGGATAAATTCCCTATTAATGTTTCATGTCTTCCGCAGACGCGTACACACGGGCGAGCAGGCGCATCCCTGCGTCAGCTGCGGCGAGGGATTCCTCACCAAGGCTGAGCTGCACCAGCATGTGCGTGCAGCACACAACGGCGTCAATCCTAACACGAGCAGTGCCACTATCATTGCCAACCAGCAGGTATGTAGTCAATCGATTTACCCATGATCCTCGGCAGGGACCAACTTATCCAAGTTTATCGATTtcaagcagctgcaacagcctCACCACCATCCCGGGCAGCATCCGCAAACGATCACTGTCGTGAGCAATCCAGGAAACTCTACGCTTCTCACGGTCTCCACCACGGATGCCAATGGTGTGGCGCGTCCACAGTTCGTTTGCCGGTAAGACTTTCGTCAAACGATTTCATCACTGAAACAAATGACTaatcttttggtttttcctcgACCGTAAAGCGAGTGCGGTAGCGCCTTTAACAGCCGCGAGGCGTTGGCACTTCACTTGCGCCTGCACACCGGTGACAAGAGTCTGATGACCGATTTGTGCGCCTTGACAGCAGCGCTGCCGGGTCACTTCTTGAGCACGGCCGGCCTGAACCCGGGCACTGTGGTAACGGCCAACCCGAATTTGGTGGGCCAGAACCCAGTGCCCGTGCAGATCATATCATCCACCGGCCAGGTTATGTCGCAGACCACGCTGGTGCAGGCCGCCAACTCGACCCATCCGCAGGCCGTCGTCACTGCCGTGCCAACGATGCCcgtgcatcagcagcagcacatgcagcacgtggcccagcagcaacagcagcagcagcagcaacagcatgtGGTCAATGTGGTGCCGGCCAACAAGCCGAAGTCGCATTTCTGCGCCAGCTGTGGCAAGGGATTCGCTGCCAAGCACGGGCTCATGCAGCACAACCGCCGCCACCCGAACGGCGGCTGCACGGTGCGCACTCACGTGTGCGAGTGCGGCAAGGCCTTCTTCCAGAAGAACCATCTGATGCtgcaccagcgccagcactTGGAGACGAAGCCAGCCATATCGCAGCAACAGGTATGCTAGAGTCCAGATCAGACAAGTGCCTTTCTCCTTCTGAGAATTCAGATCAGATAATCAGATAACCATATGTCCAGACACCCCGAcactctgtctctgctctTTCGATCGTGTTCCGCTTCGATTAAATGCTTTGATTAAACACTACTTAGTTAGCCTTAAGTCCACCTAATTATATTGGGAGTAAGTTAGGCCGCCCTAACCCGAATGTACATTATTCAGCGCATAAGCAATGTTAACAAAAATTCACAATAAACGATCCTGATTGGCATATTCGGACCAAGAAATCACGAAGAAGGGAGTTTCGATCGGTCGGCAGACTACTCTCAGGCTGTGCTGCTCTCACtttccccactcccactctgtGGCTGTCCTGTCTCTTAGGATACTTTAAGCAGTGTCTCCTTTGTTCTGTGTTTACGTCTGCAACTATGTATCATCCACCTGGCCACCTATTCCACATACTCAACCATATATCACTCTACCAATGAAATCGAATCTGAAACATAATCGCATATCCTTCTCCAATACTTTGCAGCTTGTTGTACCAACTACTTCTTACTAAGAACTAAACGAAACAGAATAAGAAAAACAAGATcaagaaatagaaacagaaaccgatacagaatgaaaaagaaaatcaataagtTGCCACGATACTGAAAATAAAGcctaatcaaaatataaaccaaCTCTCGAACGACATCCATATGCAAAGTCTGTAGCTGCACCTGCACCTTCACCTCAAAACAGGCGGAGGCCTCTCGTTCTCGATCCTTTGGGGGAAAGCAGTCGAGTATGTGGCCGGCCGGGTGTGccagtgcatgtgtgtgtgtgtgtgtgctggtgctcTGGTAGactataaatcaaaataaaccCATAACTCTACAAGATATAATcccaatcgaatcgaatcgaaatccGTTCAGTGGCTTCAGTTGCGCGTTTAGGTGTGTATGAACTATCCAAATTATCGCTAATCGTTAAGTGTCTATATCTCTGGTAATCTCTTTCGTtctttgttgtatttgttgctgtgttgtttGTCTCGTACGTATGCAATAATTAGCTTTAAGTAAGATCTATTATAGAACTGCCTGCAACTGTCTTGTCTTCCTCTCTCATCTGTCTATGTTTTATGCTTTCTCTGTTCTAAGTATTTTGCCCTGCAACTCGATTCCTCCACCGCCTGCCTGAGCGTAATCTTTAGTTTAGTTTATATTACTTTTCTGGCGCAGAGTTTGTCCCAGGCTTCAGCTAAACCTTTTGCCTTTCCCCACTtttgcaggagcagcaacagcaggaggcagcagcgggagcgTCGGCCGCTGGACAGCAGCCGGTGCAGGTGCAGATTCTGCCCGATGGCCATATACACGGCAAGGTCATCAAGTACGAGATTTGCCGCAGTGTGCTGCCCGAAGATcaggcacagcaacagcagcaggc from Drosophila subobscura isolate 14011-0131.10 chromosome E, UCBerk_Dsub_1.0, whole genome shotgun sequence includes the following:
- the LOC117891250 gene encoding zinc finger protein 189 isoform X14 produces the protein MCAAQNPQPPFGYTWGFADNGSRTAESVLEISPNINYTVSGESMPYLLSTDGSLAVQKDVKGGLTGNKGNVVRRMYVVNDPSFPPGTQRVITTGGGSSVVKKQDSQQQVLSLDKNYLLVDQATAAAAAAAAAGDPSVAHHHTLTNGSIVDAKTGQTVLTAGSAAAKSHFGSIGALHLTQEECNEILIKRAIAAGHHQTHTITAADGSHHHSSASGATPIQVQKVIQGLEDNEDSQGDAPNLKLEPGTLELSPKTELQESMHFSETDATIKKERPYSCDECGKSFLLKHHLTTHARVHTGERPHICSHCGKSFAHKHCLNTHLLLHSTDRPYQCQECKKSFTLKHHLLTHSRVHSRERPFVCQECGRAFPLKRHLVTHSKFHAGERPYVCEECGESFAQENHLIMHSRFHGSLNPFVCADCGASFPRKFQLVNHGRIHGKIPHSCTVCGKEFLQKRTLVSHMRRVHTGEQAHPCVSCGEGFLTKAELHQHVRAAHNGVNPNTSSATIIANQQLQQPHHHPGQHPQTITVVSNPGNSTLLTVSTTDANGVARPQFVCRECGSAFNSREALALHLRLHTGDKSLMTDLCALTAALPGHFLSTAGLNPGTVVTANPNLVGQNPVPVQIISSTGQVMSQTTLVQAANSTHPQAVVTAVPTMPVHQQQHMQHVAQQQQQQQQQQHVVNVVPANKPKSHFCASCGKGFAAKHGLMQHNRRHPNGGCTVRTHVCECGKAFFQKNHLMLHQRQHLETKPAISQQQLVVPTTSY
- the LOC117891250 gene encoding zinc finger protein 135 isoform X11 — encoded protein: MCAAQNPQPPFGYTWGFADNGSRTAESVLEISPNINYTVSGESMPYLLSTDGSLAVQKDVKGGLTGNKGNVVRRMYVVNDPSFPPGTQRVITTGGGSSVVKKQDSQQQVLSLDKNYLLVDQATAAAAAAAAAGDPSVAHHHTLTNGSIVDAKTGQTVLTAGSAAAKSHFGSIGALHLTQEECNEILIKRAIAAGHHQTHTITAADGSHHHSSASGATPSFCSVGGATTLLGDILPGISVQVQKVIQGLEDNEDSQGDAPNLKLEPGTLELSPKTELQESMHFSETDATIKKERPYSCDECGKSFLLKHHLTTHARVHTGGERPHICSHCGKSFAHKHCLNTHLLLHSTDRPYQCQECKKSFTLKHHLLTHSRVHSRERPFVCQECGRAFPLKRHLVTHSKFHAGERPYVCEECGESFAQENHLIMHSRFHGSLNPFVCADCGASFPRKFQLVNHGRIHGKIPHSCTVCGKEFLQKRTLVSHMRRVHTGEQAHPCVSCGEGFLTKAELHQHVRAAHNGVNPNTSSATIIANQQFIDFKQLQQPHHHPGQHPQTITVVSNPGNSTLLTVSTTDANGVARPQFVCRECGSAFNSREALALHLRLHTGDKSLMTDLCALTAALPGHFLSTAGLNPGTVVTANPNLVGQNPVPVQIISSTGQVMSQTTLVQAANSTHPQAVVTAVPTMPVHQQQHMQHVAQQQQQQQQQQHVVNVVPANKPKSHFCASCGKGFAAKHGLMQHNRRHPNGGCTVRTHVCECGKAFFQKNHLMLHQRQHLETKPAISQQQLVVPTTSY
- the LOC117891250 gene encoding zinc finger protein 300 isoform X6, translating into MCAAQNPQPPFGYTWGFADNGSRTAESVLEISPNINYTVSGESMPYLLSTDGSLAVQKDVKGGLTGNKGNVVRRMYVVNDPSFPPGTQRVITTGGGSSVVKKQDSQQQVLSLDKNYLLVDQATAAAAAAAAAGDPSVAHHHTLTNGSIVDAKTGQTVLTAGSAAAKSHFGSIGALHLTQEECNEILIKRAIAAGHHQTHTITAADGSHHHSSASGATPSDILPGISVQVQKVIQGLEDNEDSQGDAPNLKLEPGTLELSPKTELQESMHFSETDATIKKERPYSCDECGKSFLLKHHLTTHARVHTGGERPHICSHCGKSFAHKHCLNTHLLLHSTDRPYQCQECKKSFTLKHHLLTHSRVHSRERPFVCQECGRAFPLKRHLVTHSKFHAGERPYVCEECGESFAQENHLIMHSRFHGSLNPFVCADCGASFPRKFQLVNHGRIHGKIPHSCTVCGKEFLQKRTLVSHMRRVHTGEQAHPCVSCGEGFLTKAELHQHVRAAHNGVNPNTSSATIIANQQFIDFKQLQQPHHHPGQHPQTITVVSNPGNSTLLTVSTTDANGVARPQFVCRECGSAFNSREALALHLRLHTGDKSLMTDLCALTAALPGHFLSTAGLNPGTVVTANPNLVGQNPVPVQIISSTGQVMSQTTLVQAANSTHPQAVVTAVPTMPVHQQQHMQHVAQQQQQQQQQQHVVNVVPANKPKSHFCASCGKGFAAKHGLMQHNRRHPNGGCTVRTHVCECGKAFFQKNHLMLHQRQHLETKPAISQQQEQQQQEAAAGASAAGQQPVQVQILPDGHIHGKVIKYEICRSVLPEDQAQQQQQAGMDVE
- the LOC117891250 gene encoding zinc finger protein 189 isoform X8, with protein sequence MCAAQNPQPPFGYTWGFADNGSRTAESVLEISPNINYTVSGESMPYLLSTDGSLAVQKDVKGGLTGNKGNVVRRMYVVNDPSFPPGTQRVITTGGGSSVVKKQDSQQQVLSLDKNYLLVDQATAAAAAAAAAGDPSVAHHHTLTNGSIVDAKTGQTVLTAGSAAAKSHFGSIGALHLTQEECNEILIKRAIAAGHHQTHTITAADGSHHHSSASGATPIQVQKVIQGLEDNEDSQGDAPNLKLEPGTLELSPKTELQESMHFSETDATIKKERPYSCDECGKSFLLKHHLTTHARVHTGGERPHICSHCGKSFAHKHCLNTHLLLHSTDRPYQCQECKKSFTLKHHLLTHSRVHSRERPFVCQECGRAFPLKRHLVTHSKFHAGERPYVCEECGESFAQENHLIMHSRFHGSLNPFVCADCGASFPRKFQLVNHGRIHGKIPHSCTVCGKEFLQKRTLVSHMRRVHTGEQAHPCVSCGEGFLTKAELHQHVRAAHNGVNPNTSSATIIANQQFIDFKQLQQPHHHPGQHPQTITVVSNPGNSTLLTVSTTDANGVARPQFVCRECGSAFNSREALALHLRLHTGDKSLMTDLCALTAALPGHFLSTAGLNPGTVVTANPNLVGQNPVPVQIISSTGQVMSQTTLVQAANSTHPQAVVTAVPTMPVHQQQHMQHVAQQQQQQQQQQHVVNVVPANKPKSHFCASCGKGFAAKHGLMQHNRRHPNGGCTVRTHVCECGKAFFQKNHLMLHQRQHLETKPAISQQQEQQQQEAAAGASAAGQQPVQVQILPDGHIHGKVIKYEICRSVLPEDQAQQQQQAGMDVE
- the LOC117891250 gene encoding zinc finger protein 135 isoform X10; this encodes MPYLLSTDGSLAVQKDVKGGLTGNKGNVVRRMYVVNDPSFPPGTQRVITTGGGSSVVKKQDSQQQVLSLDKNYLLVDQATAAAAAAAAAGDPSVAHHHTLTNGSIVDAKTGQTVLTAGSAAAKSHFGSIGALHLTQEECNEILIKRAIAAGHHQTHTITAADGSHHHSSASGATPSFCSVGGATTLLGDILPGISVQVQKVIQGLEDNEDSQGDAPNLKLEPGTLELSPKTELQESMHFSETDATIKKERPYSCDECGKSFLLKHHLTTHARVHTGGERPHICSHCGKSFAHKHCLNTHLLLHSTDRPYQCQECKKSFTLKHHLLTHSRVHSRERPFVCQECGRAFPLKRHLVTHSKFHAGERPYVCEECGESFAQENHLIMHSRFHGSLNPFVCADCGASFPRKFQLVNHGRIHGKIPHSCTVCGKEFLQKRTLVSHMRRVHTGEQAHPCVSCGEGFLTKAELHQHVRAAHNGVNPNTSSATIIANQQFIDFKQLQQPHHHPGQHPQTITVVSNPGNSTLLTVSTTDANGVARPQFVCRECGSAFNSREALALHLRLHTGDKSLMTDLCALTAALPGHFLSTAGLNPGTVVTANPNLVGQNPVPVQIISSTGQVMSQTTLVQAANSTHPQAVVTAVPTMPVHQQQHMQHVAQQQQQQQQQQHVVNVVPANKPKSHFCASCGKGFAAKHGLMQHNRRHPNGGCTVRTHVCECGKAFFQKNHLMLHQRQHLETKPAISQQQEQQQQEAAAGASAAGQQPVQVQILPDGHIHGKVIKYEICRSVLPEDQAQQQQQAGMDVE
- the LOC117891250 gene encoding zinc finger protein 135 isoform X2 → MCAAQNPQPPFGYTWGFADNGSRTAESVLEISPNINYTVSGESMPYLLSTDGSLAVQKDVKGGLTGNKGNVVRRMYVVNDPSFPPGTQRVITTGGGSSVVKKQDSQQQVLSLDKNYLLVDQATAAAAAAAAAGDPSVAHHHTLTNGSIVDAKTGQTVLTAGSAAAKSHFGSIGALHLTQEECNEILIKRAIAAGHHQTHTITAADGSHHHSSASGATPSFCSVGGATTLLGDILPGISVQVQKVIQGLEDNEDSQGDAPNLKLEPGTLELSPKTELQESMHFSETDATIKKERPYSCDECGKSFLLKHHLTTHARVHTGERPHICSHCGKSFAHKHCLNTHLLLHSTDRPYQCQECKKSFTLKHHLLTHSRVHSRERPFVCQECGRAFPLKRHLVTHSKFHAGERPYVCEECGESFAQENHLIMHSRFHGSLNPFVCADCGASFPRKFQLVNHGRIHGKIPHSCTVCGKEFLQKRTLVSHMRRVHTGEQAHPCVSCGEGFLTKAELHQHVRAAHNGVNPNTSSATIIANQQFIDFKQLQQPHHHPGQHPQTITVVSNPGNSTLLTVSTTDANGVARPQFVCRECGSAFNSREALALHLRLHTGDKSLMTDLCALTAALPGHFLSTAGLNPGTVVTANPNLVGQNPVPVQIISSTGQVMSQTTLVQAANSTHPQAVVTAVPTMPVHQQQHMQHVAQQQQQQQQQQHVVNVVPANKPKSHFCASCGKGFAAKHGLMQHNRRHPNGGCTVRTHVCECGKAFFQKNHLMLHQRQHLETKPAISQQQEQQQQEAAAGASAAGQQPVQVQILPDGHIHGKVIKYEICRSVLPEDQAQQQQQAGMDVE
- the LOC117891250 gene encoding zinc finger protein 135 isoform X3, with the protein product MCAAQNPQPPFGYTWGFADNGSRTAESVLEISPNINYTVSGESMPYLLSTDGSLAVQKDVKGGLTGNKGNVVRRMYVVNDPSFPPGTQRVITTGGGSSVVKKQDSQQQVLSLDKNYLLVDQATAAAAAAAAAGDPSVAHHHTLTNGSIVDAKTGQTVLTAGSAAAKSHFGSIGALHLTQEECNEILIKRAIAAGHHQTHTITAADGSHHHSSASGATPSFCSVGGATTLLGDILPGISVQVQKVIQGLEDNEDSQGDAPNLKLEPGTLELSPKTELQESMHFSETDATIKKERPYSCDECGKSFLLKHHLTTHARVHTGGERPHICSHCGKSFAHKHCLNTHLLLHSTDRPYQCQECKKSFTLKHHLLTHSRVHSRERPFVCQECGRAFPLKRHLVTHSKFHAGERPYVCEECGESFAQENHLIMHSRFHGSLNPFVCADCGASFPRKFQLVNHGRIHGKIPHSCTVCGKEFLQKRTLVSHMRRVHTGEQAHPCVSCGEGFLTKAELHQHVRAAHNGVNPNTSSATIIANQQQLQQPHHHPGQHPQTITVVSNPGNSTLLTVSTTDANGVARPQFVCRECGSAFNSREALALHLRLHTGDKSLMTDLCALTAALPGHFLSTAGLNPGTVVTANPNLVGQNPVPVQIISSTGQVMSQTTLVQAANSTHPQAVVTAVPTMPVHQQQHMQHVAQQQQQQQQQQHVVNVVPANKPKSHFCASCGKGFAAKHGLMQHNRRHPNGGCTVRTHVCECGKAFFQKNHLMLHQRQHLETKPAISQQQEQQQQEAAAGASAAGQQPVQVQILPDGHIHGKVIKYEICRSVLPEDQAQQQQQAGMDVE
- the LOC117891250 gene encoding zinc finger protein 135 isoform X1, yielding MCAAQNPQPPFGYTWGFADNGSRTAESVLEISPNINYTVSGESMPYLLSTDGSLAVQKDVKGGLTGNKGNVVRRMYVVNDPSFPPGTQRVITTGGGSSVVKKQDSQQQVLSLDKNYLLVDQATAAAAAAAAAGDPSVAHHHTLTNGSIVDAKTGQTVLTAGSAAAKSHFGSIGALHLTQEECNEILIKRAIAAGHHQTHTITAADGSHHHSSASGATPSFCSVGGATTLLGDILPGISVQVQKVIQGLEDNEDSQGDAPNLKLEPGTLELSPKTELQESMHFSETDATIKKERPYSCDECGKSFLLKHHLTTHARVHTGGERPHICSHCGKSFAHKHCLNTHLLLHSTDRPYQCQECKKSFTLKHHLLTHSRVHSRERPFVCQECGRAFPLKRHLVTHSKFHAGERPYVCEECGESFAQENHLIMHSRFHGSLNPFVCADCGASFPRKFQLVNHGRIHGKIPHSCTVCGKEFLQKRTLVSHMRRVHTGEQAHPCVSCGEGFLTKAELHQHVRAAHNGVNPNTSSATIIANQQFIDFKQLQQPHHHPGQHPQTITVVSNPGNSTLLTVSTTDANGVARPQFVCRECGSAFNSREALALHLRLHTGDKSLMTDLCALTAALPGHFLSTAGLNPGTVVTANPNLVGQNPVPVQIISSTGQVMSQTTLVQAANSTHPQAVVTAVPTMPVHQQQHMQHVAQQQQQQQQQQHVVNVVPANKPKSHFCASCGKGFAAKHGLMQHNRRHPNGGCTVRTHVCECGKAFFQKNHLMLHQRQHLETKPAISQQQEQQQQEAAAGASAAGQQPVQVQILPDGHIHGKVIKYEICRSVLPEDQAQQQQQAGMDVE
- the LOC117891250 gene encoding zinc finger protein 135 isoform X12 yields the protein MCAAQNPQPPFGYTWGFADNGSRTAESVLEISPNINYTVSGESMPYLLSTDGSLAVQKDVKGGLTGNKGNVVRRMYVVNDPSFPPGTQRVITTGGGSSVVKKQDSQQQVLSLDKNYLLVDQATAAAAAAAAAGDPSVAHHHTLTNGSIVDAKTGQTVLTAGSAAAKSHFGSIGALHLTQEECNEILIKRAIAAGHHQTHTITAADGSHHHSSASGATPSFCSVGGATTLLGDILPGISVQVQKVIQGLEDNEDSQGDAPNLKLEPGTLELSPKTELQESMHFSETDATIKKERPYSCDECGKSFLLKHHLTTHARVHTGGERPHICSHCGKSFAHKHCLNTHLLLHSTDRPYQCQECKKSFTLKHHLLTHSRVHSRERPFVCQECGRAFPLKRHLVTHSKFHAGERPYVCEECGESFAQENHLIMHSRFHGSLNPFVCADCGASFPRKFQLVNHGRIHGKIPHSCTVCGKEFLQKRTLVSHMRRVHTGEQAHPCVSCGEGFLTKAELHQHVRAAHNGVNPNTSSATIIANQQFIDFKQLQQPHHHPGQHPQTITVVSNPGNSTLLTVSTTDANGVARPQFVCRECGSAFNSREALALHLRLHTGDKSLMTDLCALTAALPGHFLSTAGLNPGTVVTANPNLVGQNPVPVQIISSTGQVMSQTTLVQAANSTHPQAVVTAVPTMPVHQQQHMQHVAQQQQQQQQQQHVVNVVPANKPKSHFCASCGKGFAAKHGLMQHNRRHPNGGCTVRTHVCECGKAFFQKNHLMLHQRQHLETKPAISQQQVC
- the LOC117891250 gene encoding zinc finger protein 189 isoform X18, which codes for MCAAQNPQPPFGYTWGFADNGSRTAESVLEISPNINYTVSGESMPYLLSTDGSLAVQKDVKGGLTGNKGNVVRRMYVVNDPSFPPGTQRVITTGGGSSVVKKQDSQQQVLSLDKNCDILPGISVQVQKVIQGLEDNEDSQGDAPNLKLEPGTLELSPKTELQESMHFSETDATIKKERPYSCDECGKSFLLKHHLTTHARVHTGERPHICSHCGKSFAHKHCLNTHLLLHSTDRPYQCQECKKSFTLKHHLLTHSRVHSRERPFVCQECGRAFPLKRHLVTHSKFHAGERPYVCEECGESFAQENHLIMHSRFHGSLNPFVCADCGASFPRKFQLVNHGRIHGKIPHSCTVCGKEFLQKRTLVSHMRRVHTGEQAHPCVSCGEGFLTKAELHQHVRAAHNGVNPNTSSATIIANQQLQQPHHHPGQHPQTITVVSNPGNSTLLTVSTTDANGVARPQFVCRECGSAFNSREALALHLRLHTGDKSLMTDLCALTAALPGHFLSTAGLNPGTVVTANPNLVGQNPVPVQIISSTGQVMSQTTLVQAANSTHPQAVVTAVPTMPVHQQQHMQHVAQQQQQQQQQQHVVNVVPANKPKSHFCASCGKGFAAKHGLMQHNRRHPNGGCTVRTHVCECGKAFFQKNHLMLHQRQHLETKPAISQQQVC